Part of the Temnothorax longispinosus isolate EJ_2023e chromosome 5, Tlon_JGU_v1, whole genome shotgun sequence genome is shown below.
AACGAAAGTCACCGTTGAGCTCCAATGTTGTGAGACTTTTGCAATGCTGACCGACAACTTGAAACGTGCCTTCAGCTATACGGTGACATTTCCTTATCGCTAGatgtttcaaattttcgaGATTCTTCAGTGCCTGTAACAGAGACGACGACGTGACAATATCACGGATGTGTGTATCACCGATCGAAAAGTTAAAAGTGAAAAGTGAACAACAATCTATATTTACCGTTGAAAGGTGAGTGTCCCCAAGACTGTAGCAACGGTCCAATATGATTGTACGCGTAGTTTGCGCTGGCAAGCCCGATAAGCATTTGCCCGAAATACAATTTCCCGTTATCGCGAGATATCGAAAGTTTTCATTTAGCGCAAACAGACGCTTCAATTCGCTGTCGCATTTGGACGTGAGTGATCCTAAATGAAGCTCGGTTATGTTTCTGCAACGTTTTTCTAACGCACGTATCTCTGACGCGGAAACTGTAAGCGCGGTAACGTCGATATTCGTTAGATTAGGACAAAGTTGCCCGATAACGGTCAACGTGTCTTCGGTCAGAGAATTATTCGGGTCATTTAGATTTATTCGCGTTAGGAATTTGCCACATTTGAGCAATATTTTGCGAAGTACAACCGTAAGGATAGTATTGGTGTACGCGATACCCCACGTAGATGGCGAGAGATCCAACGTCTTGGTGGTGTGCCACGAATGTTTGATTACGTGTCTCCAGCGCTTGCAaactgtaaattaatatagtaGGGGGATAATGTACGAGGTCGcgatatgtataaaatgttgGACGCGCCATATGCGTTTGaataatatctgtatattaTACTCGCCTATCTCTATGCGGACTCTGTCTACGATTGGCAAAAACTGGAAGATATGTTTCAAGCAATGGTCATTCAGCATATGGATCGATACATTTTCGGTGTCGTTCGGCAAATGATACTTGTGAACGTATTGTTCCGTGCTGAGGTTTGTTTCGCCAGTTTCGATCGAGTCCCCATTTCCCATCGCGTACATGAATGTCTGCTCCGTACTGTCGGGTTGATACCAAGAATATGCGGACCTCACCGTTAAATGTCTGTCGTGCAACGTTATACTCCCGTCTCGCATCGCTCTGCGACAAACAATTGGGCTTACCAACAACCGTATCTCGTTGCGGTCAGTAATTCGAGTAGCGTATATAGCCGTAGCCTCCTATAAAATTGAGAAACTTACGTCGCTGCATCTACCGCTTTGGTAAACGTGACGAACGCACAGTTATTTAACCCTTGATTTTGGTAAACGAAACGGCAAGCGTGGACGTGTCCGTACGTCAAAAAGCACGTGCGTAAATGGTTCTTATTTGTCtggaataaataatgtttgtcAGACAAACGGAGAGATGGACGCGCCCTGGATAGTCGCCGGACAAATGTaatggaattatatatatatatatatatatatatgagatttgtggcataaaaattgagagaaaCAAAGACGAGAGATACAAACCTCCCGAGCCAAATTGCTGACGAATAATTTTCGTATCGGTACGCCGTCAATCATTTCCGAACGTAGCAGGCAATCTGAGCGAaaggacagagagagagagagagagagagagatgagacaCAGTAGTACAAGAGACAGACGCGTGATTCAGCCCCGTCAAGTTTTCGTTCGAGATGCGCAAAACGAATATGAATATATCGATGCAAAAACGTAATCACAGGCAGCTTACCGTCCGATACCGTTACGTTTTCGGCACGATCCAATTTCGAATTATCGTCCATCGTGTTGgtgatatgtatatttctatcTCGCCAAAAGCCTTGTTTCTTCTCTTGGATGCAGGATGATTCGATTCGCTTCTATATGCTTCTTCGCGCACCGAGTCGCACGAGATTCCGAACGTGGTCACGTGTTACGCGCAAAGTAGAAAATTCGATCCTCGTGGGTCCCCCCCACCCTCCTTAAGGCAGTCGCGCAACAAACGCGTGGCATAGGCTGCATAAGCGTAGGCGTGTAAGACCGCGCTCGACCGACGAGCGTGTTACGTCGACATCAATACGGCGACTTTATGCcggatgctcattggtttagcggtcTTACGTTACGCTAATGCTACGAGCTACGCACGTTTGTGTGCGCGCGATTGGCCTTTAGATATCTCGCCGTAAACGAGGGGAAACGCCGCGTGCGACAGAGTGGTGCGTGGACCAATCGTAAGGCTGCCGCGAATCGCCTGCGGCGAATTgaaaatttgtgattggtcaacgcgCACGCTTTGCCGCATGCGGCGTGTTTtcccgcgtctatggagtcgTCTCTTGGCGGAAGACTGATAAATTCTTATGCAAACTTGTCGAatgaatacaaataattataataataaagttaccGTGGAAAAACACCGAATATATATGCGATTTGTTACGAGTAAAAATACGATCAAATTAATCGCAACGTTATAATAACGTTggtcttgaaaaatttataaatgttgtCGTACGCGAACGTTCTTTCGACGCGTACTTGTTTAATTGAGttgaaataaatcaagttGCCTCGCGCAACTACGTGCGCGATCCGCGGTACgcgatgtaataataaaagtgtgCGCGCACACTTTTGTCCGCGCGATGTAAAACGTGCGACTGTTTCGTAGTAAAATTGGCGAGTACTTTgtcgaaattgaaatttctttcGACAGACTTGTGCGTTTGGTATATAAAAACGGTTCGTCGCTTGACGAatgtatatacgcgcgcgatgtGTACGATAGACGAATTATACGCGTGCGTTTTTGTCCAAAATTTAACGTCTGACTTTGAAACGTAACGTTTTGTTCGTGTCTACGTTGATATTTCTTTCGACAGACCACTTTTCTAACTTTATCTAATTCGATTAAATTTGACGAGACTGCGAAAGCgtgtttaaattttacgagCTTAAGCCGTTTTCTACTAGATTTGACAAGCTtcccttatagaaattaaataccgtaagtgattttttggctagtaattaatcacttaaaagcactgttaatagtgcttttaatagtgcttttaaatgattaatcactagccaatGAATCACTTAcggtattaaatttctataagggttGAGCAGCCATTGTCCAATAGACACGGAGATATAGATCAACGCGGGCGCGTTCGGTTATCGCTTCTGTTTTTAAGTTTAAACGATCGTATTGCGTTTTTTTTCGCACGTGTATCAAATTTGCCAACATTTGCGAGActgcgaaattattttttaattttacgagcTGTAACCGTTTTCAACGACCGCGACAGGCGTGTTCGGTTCGCTTCGAACAAGTTTAAACTATATTCGTAAATAGCGATTGACGCTGCGTACGCCgtgtctgtctctctctctctctctctctctctctctctctctctctctctctgtccctAGGGTCCCCCTAAGGTATGTCACTACTAGGGCGCTGCACGCGTGTCGCGTTCGGAAACGCATCGCAGCGAGGGCGCCATCTTCATGTTCGTTCGCGACCTTGTCTATACGTTTGAACGGTACGTGGATTACAGTGATCTCTCCGTCGACCGGTACACAGAGTGTATACTACGTCACAGCGATCAAGATTCACTTATGCGTATCTGTTTCTCTCCGTCGAGTTTCACGCATACGGTTCTACGCGAGTTGTATAACGGTGAGTGATTCGAAATCTGTGGATGTTAATTAACAGTGTTTTTTTGTGTGTGCAGAACGTAAGATTAATAATTGGATCGTGCCGAGAGCGAGTGCGCGGTCCACCGTTCAACGCGAACGGGGTGTGCCTTCGCCCTGCCGCGCGGTACCATACACACACGGATAAAACGTCAAGGAGatccagagagagagagagagagagagagagagagagagagagagacgtcaaggagatttgaaaaaaaaattaaggaagAGAAGCTACACAACCACGTAAACGGcaagtaattttatactttgcATGATATTTGTCGTTCGCGATTTCATACGTCGTAAAGTCTTTCAAAGTCGATAGTCGCGATACTTTGTACAAACAGTGGTGAAATGGTAAAATCTTGAAATCGATAGAATAATTTAGAGAAACGGTGCTAGCTCCATTTTTTCGTGATAATTTCGGTACTTGTGAAACTTTTTGCGGtgatttattatgttattcaaTGATCAAAGCTCCGGGGACTGACCCAAAAAAGTAGGTCGCTTTGGGTGGTACAGCCACCCCCACttgtgcaaaataaatttgtttttcaagtCATTTCGGTATGTCAGTCATTTTGCGCCATACTTCTTAGATATCATCTATATGACTATTAGGATAATTGACTGACAAAAAAATGGGTCGCTTGTAAGCGGTATGGCCGCccaaaagagataaaaagagaaaataaaatagtcgAACAATCGTATCgtgattattaaataatgttacagaATCGAGTAACGACCTTTCTGAGGATGAAaacatgtaaaagaatatttttattactttgtatTTCAATAGTACCGTGTGTGCTACGAGTAAGTCTAAATTATCCGGAatacaattttgcaaaatattaagtacGTAGCCTATAATATTCATAGggtatgaaataaatgtttaagtttattcaacaattttcaatatttcttaaatatttatacaacaaaatatttgtttatactGTTTACAGCTTCCTAACCTACTACTCTAATAGATTAGGAAGCTGTAAACAGTATTTTACCCCTATCTAAGTAGTAGTAATAGTATATTCCCCATAAAACTGCATAGTTTTAT
Proteins encoded:
- the LOC139812938 gene encoding putative RNA-binding protein EEED8.10 — its product is MDDNSKLDRAENVTVSDDCLLRSEMIDGVPIRKLFVSNLARETNKNHLRTCFLTYGHVHACRFVYQNQGLNNCAFVTFTKAVDAATAMRDGSITLHDRHLTVRSAYSWYQPDSTEQTFMYAMGNGDSIETGETNLSTEQYVHKYHLPNDTENVSIHMLNDHCLKHIFQFLPIVDRVRIEIVCKRWRHVIKHSWHTTKTLDLSPSTWGIAYTNTILTVVLRKILLKCGKFLTRINLNDPNNSLTEDTLTVIGQLCPNLTNIDVTALTVSASEIRALEKRCRNITELHLGSLTSKCDSELKRLFALNENFRYLAITGNCISGKCLSGLPAQTTRTIILDRCYSLGDTHLSTALKNLENLKHLAIRKCHRIAEGTFQVVGQHCKSLTTLELNGDFRFAQTTDMSHLNHLVDLQVLKITHNPKVSDHFLVDLVQHCQQLTNVDITGCYYVTDVGLTAIASLVKLEKLVVNYTRLLTDDGLENVRGLKEFECRRCLFSDRAMTTLIRSSPELQLLDLFGCRNITDSTLEVAKDVCSGRTNNVTLKMICGATRILANKVEIGREKVPTLLNLYSFSF